From Callithrix jacchus isolate 240 chromosome 3, calJac240_pri, whole genome shotgun sequence, a single genomic window includes:
- the DDIT4L gene encoding DNA damage-inducible transcript 4-like protein: MVATGSLSSKNPASISELLDRGYHPESLLSDFDYWDYVVPDPNLNEVIFEESTCQNLVKMLENCLSESKQTKLGCSKVLVPEKLTQRIAQDVLRLSSTEPCGLRGCVMHVNLEIENVCKKLDRIVCDSSVVPTFELTLVFKQENCSWTRFRDFFSRGRFSSGFRRTLILSSGFRLVKKKLYSLIGTTVIEGS, from the exons ATGGTTGCAACTGGCAGTTTGAGCAGTAAGAACCCGGCCAGCATTTCAGAATTGCTGGACCGTGGCTATCACCCGGAGAGCCTGCTAAGTG ATTTTGACTACTGGGATTATGTTGTTCCTGATCCCAACCTCAACGAGGTAATATTTGAGGAATCAACTTGCCAGAATTTGGTTAAAATGCTGGAGAACTGTCTGTCCGAATCAAAGCAAACCAAACTTGGTTGCTCAAAGGTCCTTGTCCCAGAGAAACTGACCCAGAGAATTGCTCAAGATGTCCTACGGCTTTCCTCCACGGAGCCCTGTGGCTTGCGAGGTTGTGTTATGCACGTGAACTTGGAAattgaaaatgtatgtaaaaagCTGGACAGGATTGTGTGTGATTCTAGTGTGGTGCCTACTTTTGAGCTTACACTTGTGTttaagcaggagaactgctcatGGACTAGATTCAGGGATTTCTTTAGCAGAGGTCGCTTCTCCTCTGGTTTCAGGAGAACTCTGATCCTCAGCTCAGGATTTCGACTTGTTAAGAAAAAACTTTACTCACTGATTGGAACAACAGTCATTGAAGGGTCctaa